The Porites lutea chromosome 11, jaPorLute2.1, whole genome shotgun sequence genome includes a region encoding these proteins:
- the LOC140952423 gene encoding EF-hand domain-containing protein D2 homolog: MGCAPSYPITRSPVIYEPNAYFNITGTRKTHGESELKNTEFQKIQEQYWHKLLEERRKSANNRRRFQEMGEKDFRSLIEEFPDFNESDIVDLRLQFQTFDLNQDGIIDFQELMQVLDDLGDRSEPATREQYFNEIDKDGSGAIDFEEFLALIHQLRKTSFDKDELGQIGSLCKRGTENIQRVRKLSVAKQMLTGLF, from the exons ATGGGTTGTGCTCCAAGTTATCCTATTACAAGAAGCCCAGTAATCTACGAGCCTAACGCATATTTCAATATAACAG GAACAAGGAAAACACACGGTGAATCAGAACTGAAGAACACAGaatttcagaaaattcaggAGCAATATTGGCATAAGCTACTCGAAGAAAGGAGAAAGTCCGCGAATAACAGAAGAAGGTTTCAAG aaatgGGTGAAAAAGATTTCCGATCCTTAATAGAAGAATTTCCAGATTTTAATGAGAGTGATATAGTGGATTTAAGATTACAATTCCAGACGTTTGACCTTAATCAAGATGGAATAATCGATTTTCAAGAATT AATGCAAGTTCTTGACGACCTTGGTGACAGATCAGAGCCCGCCACAAGGGAGCAGTATTTTAATGAAATTGATAAAGACGGATCCGGTGCGATcgattttgaagaatttttagcG CTTATCCACCAACTTCGAAAGACGTCCTTTGATAAAGATGAATTAGGACAGATAGGCAGTCTGTGCAAACGAGGCACGGAAAACATTCAGAGAGTCAGAAAGCTTAGTGTGGCCAAGCAAATGCTCACGGGACTGTTTTAA